aaaacccaaagacaagaagcaTGTACTAaaagttgttgttgctgttccTCCTGTTGCTGAATAAATCCTTGAGCGAGAGCTCGTCTCTCTCCACCTTGACCAAACCGCACGATGAAAAAGTCATAGTCGCCATAAACATTACTCAACAcaccccctctctctcccccctcaccgtcgtcccccattcccattcccattcccattcccattgcCTCGGTCCCTAGTCCAGTGATCTCTAATCCATGAAgcaataccaccaccactaccaccaccaccactactccCACCATTGCCACcgttgttattgttgttcgaagacgacgacccctccctctgctgctgctgctgctgctgctgttgatccCGTCCAGCAGACGTAAAGCTCGAAAAGTAACTCCGTCTGTTACTCTCCCCCGGAGTGCCGCTCCCGCTGTTATTCCCATCCCAGTTCTCatccctcggcctcgacggACTCCTCTGCCTAGATGACCTAGGCTCGGCAGTATCATCCTCAGGCCAGGCCCCGGGCGGGGAAGCCGAGCTACGGcgctgaccaccaccacctccagccaTACGTTCAAGTCGTTCCTGGTTCTCCTGCGGCGTCCTAACCCGCGAGGTGTAGCTGCTAAACAACGTCGGAATTTGATAGCCAGTCGAAGAACCCGacgctccttcttcctctggtCTGGGAGCAGTGACTCGTGGAGAAAAGGTCGCAAACACTCGCGCACCCTCGTTCGAAGATTGCCCAGGCTGTTGCGTATGTGATGACGAAGAAGCCGCCTGATCGGCACTAGGTGACCGCTgaccgctgctgctgttgtcacCAGCGTTGTTCTCTTCTCGGTTCTCAATCGGCTTTCGGCAGATGGGGCAGGTATTGTGCTCTTTGAGCCAGAGGACGACGCACTCGCCGTGGTACCAGTGGCTACACGGCAACACCGTCACCTCGTCGCCCATCTTGAATTCGTCGATACAAATCGTGCACTCGGCTTTGCCCTCCGGTCCAAGCAGCTCGGCGTCGactttcttcctctccaagctcgcAATCGCAGTCTCGGAAGCCGGCGGGGCAGCGTTCGTCTGAGGAGAATTCTCCATGAGCTGTGTGATGATTCCATCGAGCGCTTCCTGGGTGAACACAGCATCGCCATGAACCGCCGCGGCTGGGTTCATGATAGTCGAAAGCAACTGCGGCAGTGCAAACACACCACCCATCGGAGGGGGCCCAGCTGCACTATTTCCGGGCTGACCTTGCTCCTGAGGGCCGCCCACATTAGGAACGCCCATAACGTGAGCCAACATCCTGTTGAGTGGATCACCGTCAGCAACATTGCCCCCTGTTACAAACGTCACGGTGCGATGTGGTCcagaatgatgatgatgatgatagggatggcgagggtgggaTCTAGCATACGGTCCAAAGAGGGGCAGAATGGGAGGCGGCTGGTTTGGCCTCACTCCTGGTCCCGAGACAAATGTAAATGTCGCCGAGTGAACGTGTCTTCCCggctgtggtgttgatggggcggcgccggcgccgggATTGTTGTTAGCACCCTGGCTCTCGCGAACGTGTCTACCGCCGCCCAGATCATGCATAATAAGCTCGAAGAAACGGTTAAACACCTCATCGCCAGGTCGATTGTTATCCCCATCTGGCGCACCAGGTGACGGCGGGAACAAACCTTGTCCGAACGGGCTTCTAGCAGGGCCGCCGGGGAGATGATTCTCTATATCGTCTTCTTCGGGGTCCGAGTCCTCGCCAGCAGCATTGCGGCGAAAATAAGAGCCggagccaccaccaccgaggccgaAGCCACCAGCTCCGATACGAGGGTCGTTCTCTCCTGGCTCGACCTATGGCAAAAATGTCAGCTTCGATCGATCGAACAAAACCACTATCAGGGCGACTCACAATCTCTACAATCTCACTATGACATCTCGGGCACTCGGGCTCCAGTCTCGGCGGGTGCTCGTCACTATACCACTCGTGCGCGCAGGAATGACAATACACCACCTCTCTGCCGGCGTTGGCATCCAGGTTACGTCGGGATGGTCCCATCCCGAAGGACGCCATGGCTGGCCGTTGAAacggcgggggggggggtgactGCGACTGCAACTGGTGATGGGTTCGTTGTAGAGCAGCGACAACGTCAGTGAGCCCTCTGATGATCTCGCCCGCGGTTATGCGacgaggtggcggaggaggaggacgtcgGGAAGCCAGCttgttggctgctgtgctGTCTCGGGAAGTTTGTGAAAagggaaaataaaaaggCGACCGCGTTCCTTGTAAACGGTCGCTTTTCTGCGGAAGCAGAAAGACAACCGGCGAAGGCGAGAACCTTGATTGATGTTGGGTATGGGGGACCCGGGAAGTGGGGCGTCAACGGCGGAAGGAAATGGAAGCTCAGCAATGATGCAACTGCCGTCAGCTCCCCGATTAGCTTGCTTCCTGGGCGCTCGGTCGGCCGATGGAATCACCGAGTTGCCCTTGTTGCTGCAAGACTGCTTTGTGTGTGGTTTATAGGGGCCTTCTTGGAGCTTTTAGGTTTCGAtctccttgctcttctgGTGTCGTTGATGTTAAAAGTGGAGGTAGAGCGATTGTAGGTGTAATGGTCAAGGTGGGTAGTAGGGTAGACAGGGGTCTAAAATAGGTTCCAGGTCGTAATCAGCTCGATTAtgtatgatgatgactgAGAAGCTCTTCCAGGTACCAACGGGTATCAAATGACCCCATATCACCCTTAGCGCGAACCGACTTgaaataggtaggtagcttgagcagcagcaactcgTCCTGATTGCCACAGATTATGAACAGTCAGGTCGTGGCAAGGGGAGACGTAAGATGCAAAGGCTAGAAGACTGATGAAAAGACAAGAGCCACAGGTTCCAAGTTATAAGGGTATTTTCTCATATCGATAACTGGAGCCCGATGCTTGCTGTTCAGAGGGGCTACCTACTTCAAGGTGGCATACATTGCATTTCATCCCAGCGACAGGTCTGATATGCCCAATGGCTGGCACAAAACGAGGGGAACAATCTGTCCCAGCGAATCGCTCTATTGCTACTCTGAGTACTGCCAAACCCAATGTACAGTGGCTATTCTACCTTGATGTGCTGCAAAGTAACTGAGGGGTAAGTAAGGCTGACTGGGAAGTGGCAAAACCCAGCGTGTTCCgatgtctctctctctagGTTGTTCCTGCAGCAAGATCGTCACTTCAATATGCCCAAATCGTCCTCTTTGAAGCACTGAAATTATCGGGTGTTCGGTAAACACAGTTTCAGCCTCAGGATATCCCCTATTTTGCACATATGCtgcccccaaccccaggcTCAACCCCAGCCACGCCTCAGGCAGAAAGAATCAAAGGCTCCCATTTGAACAGTGGCATCGCTTTGTCACGCTCATTACCCGGTAGTACCTATCAGAGAACCCCAGGTAAACCCGTATCCCAAATTACACAAGCTCGTCGTCTCAAGAATACAAATACAGGTGTGTCTCCGCCCTTGCTGTCGTTATCGTTTCGAAGTCATAGTCATAGGTtatctcttcctccccaggtTTCTGAGCAGCACACCTCCAATAATACCCGCGGCAACTGCCACCCCGCTCACGATGGCCACGCCCATCAACCCTTCCTTGGCCACCTTGTCGTCGATCAACGTGCGCAAATTCGAAGCTTGAAGGTTGGCAGGTTCCTTTTCGATAAGGAGGTCGTTGTATCTTCGCGCCTCGCCGTAGTTGCCGAGCTTGTAGTTTCCGAGAGCGAGATAGTAGAGGCACTCGCGACGGCGTTCTGGGGACGTTCGGAAGATTTCTGAAAGGAGCATCACGCCGAGGTGTTGCTCAGAGCGTACGTTCGACTTGACAAGGCCCTGTTTACTGTATTAGAACACCATTTAGTTTTCTCGTGAGCCGAGATGCGCACCCAGGCATAGTTGAACTTTGTTTGCACTCCCACCAtctcgccctccttctcatacTGTGCCCTGAGCACTCCGAGCTCTGATGGGCTCAGAGGGCTGTTTTCCTATAGTCAATATCTGTTTTCAAGCACTTCATATTCTCGTACAAGCTTACGTTTCGGCATCGATAGCATCTGGAAGCATGGCTGTTAGCTACCTCAGCTATCCACTGCGGCGTCAGGTCACTCTCGGCCCATAAGAAAACCTACATGGTAATTGTGTCATGGTGGGCAAAACTCTCCCCAAAGAATAGCTTCCGAGTCAGTCTGTTTCTGGCAGGGTCGGACAGGattgagaagaaggttgttgaATGCGGCCGGTTTCTACCTTTCAAAAagccttgttcttgttctgcTCTGTTCTGCGCTTTGGCTGCAGGCGGCGGCTGAAGCTCGGGCCCTTTCCTTTGTGTGTGCCCACACGGGTGCCCAAGTGATCGATGACGAAGCACCTTGCCGCTTGCCGTTAGTAGGACAACGGAGACGTGATAAGCTGATAAGAGCAACCCCACGTTTTAGTACCCTGTCACTGTGGTGATGCCAAGACGTTAGAACAACAATTGCTTTCCAGCGGCAGCTTTGCGACGCGACAGCGCATTAAATTCAATCCCTTTTTTTCACATCAACCAACCCACACACACGACCATCGCCTGCAACCACGCACACAAGTACAATCGCAACTACGGTCACAACACTCAAAAAACATCATACAGACAGCACAAACCCTCAAGTCTCATCTGGCCATAACActcaacaaacaccaccactcctGTTCAATCCAACCCtacatcaccccccttccactGCCCCCTTCAAAAAGCAGCCCAAAATGCTCCTAGAAGAagacccctccctcctaaTCCGCCACACAATCACAAACTTTAACACCGCCCCCGACcgcctcgccatctcccgcATCTCTGaatccctctccaccctcgcccaagCCCGCGAACTCCGCATCCGCGAAGCCGaatcctccctcaaaaaACTCTCCCGCCagctctccaccctctccaaccagcACCGCGAGCTAACctccacccactcctccgccgcccacGCCTCCGAGATCTCCCGCCTCGACACCCAAAAGTTCCGCATCGCAAAGTCGGCTTCAGACCTCGAAATGGAAACGGAGCGGCTGCAGGGCCAGCTGGACGAGTTGAACGCCAGGCTccaagagctggagatgcagggtgttgatggcggggatggggttgaaggagtaAGAGGTGGGGACggcggggtggaggatgaggtgctgCTGAGGCTAAAGGTGTATaggagtttggggatggagttggagaagagtgatgatgggagtgggaagaaggatggagggggagagttTAACAGGGTCGTGTTGAGGAATGATAAGAGGGGGGATGTTCATGTTGTCAAGATTGATGGGGGGTTTTCGAGGTTTTTCTATGCGAATTACTTTTGGCAGAATCTTTGATGGGATGTTGTTGGAATACgtgggaaaggaaaaggcgtTTGGAGTTTGATACCACGGGCATGGCATGTACACGATTTCGtctcaaaagaaaaagaaaagattgTACAATTACTGTTCAATCAATCCGAGCAGAGATGCCGCTTTTCATTATCGTTATTTACCCTCGGATTCCTCTGCCTTGTTCTAATTCCTCGCTATGATTGCCCAGGATCATACCCAAATACGCCGGAAACGCTCAAGTTTGTACACAGAATACCTACAGTACACCTTTTCTTGCTCAGGCAGCCGGAGTCTTTCTCACAGACCTCGGACTCAGCAAGTCATGGCTAATCCTCGACTCCATCTCCAGCGTCGTGAACGCCGGTGGGGGGATTGGAAACGTCTGGTTCAGCCTCACCGTCGAAGCATTCGGCGTCGGCCCCGCAGTCCTtgccccaaacccacctgTTGAAGCGAGCCAGTCATGGTTGATATCGTTCATTatcgtccccctcctcgatcCGCTTCTCGGGGTAAGATACGACCCGCTAGGGCTAGGCATCGGCCCGGCACTATGCGAACGGGAATGGCCGCGGGTGAAGGGAGCTCGTCCTTCACGTGCGAGTTCAAGGCGAGAGTTGATGCTGGTCCAGTCCGAGTCGCTGCCGTTGTTGTCGAGCCTCCACCCGCCAATGCCTTCATAGTCACGGTCCAAGCCGACAGATGGGGTGAGGACTGCATCGGCAAAGGTAGCCGGGGGGAGGCTTGCGTCGGCAAAGGTGgctggggtgatggtggtgatgtcgttGAGAACTTGGTTTTCATGTATGGGAGTGATCGTCCCCGGTGAGGAAATAGATACTTGGCTGGAGGAGCGCCTGGAGTGTTTCCTGAAACCGTAGCTGGATTTACGGCGGGGGGAGATGTACCCTGAGTTGGGGTGACCGGTTGTTTTAGGGAAGGGAGAAAGGGGGCTGTGGCTGGAAGAGCTGGAACGGGCGCTGGAAAGTGGTGATGCCGGCGTCCTCCAGCCGTCACCGCGGGAATAGCGGCGTTGACTGTCTGCCGAGGATAAGAAGGAGGACTTGCTCTTGCCGCGCAGGAAGTACTGTGGCACGAAAGCGAGGGCGATATCGAGGTAGACGATGGCCGCCCTGAACATCAATACTGAAaaggcgagggcggaggtCACGCCTGCGAATATGGCCAGTGGGAGGGTGAACATGAATAGGAAGGGGACCACAAGGCCATGTACGGGGTTGATGAGCGCCATCTTGTTCAATTGATGACCCCTATTGGCTTGGAATGAAACGAGAGAAACTCCAGAACTCGAGCTGGacgagagaaggagggcCGACAATTGGTTATTATGGGCGATGCATGGCGCGATAGGGGAGCGGCATGTTATCTCGCTCTAAACACGCAACTTGTTAAGGTTAGGGGGAAAAGTCGAATGCAGGTGCTAGATAAGGGCAGACAAAGAATAATACGGCCGGACGGCGACCGACGGCTCAAGTTGCCCCTTGACCTCCGCTGTGAAGCAGCTCAGACGCTGTCTCCCGTCTCCAGGCATGTGAAGGCCAAGCCGTGGGAAGTTTGGAGGGGCATTCCCAGTAGTGCCAGGAATCCCTGGCGCAGCTCACGGGAAGACGACAGGGCTTTGGCGGGGTCGTCTTGGCATCGTATGTGTTCCACTTGCAAAACTCGGACGCTTTGAAAATCATCAGCGGAACGTGCCGAGGGAGAAagagtttggggggggatCTTCCAGTCTAAAGCGTTGGGCCCTGTTTCGATATTATTAGCACCACGATTAGGTTTGGCTATCTCTTGACAGCCGAGGGGCTTGTCTAGGAAGGTATATCAAAGATGTCGGTAAGGTGTGGGACTTGATGTTTCAAAGTACCTTTAAGTTCAACATCAGAACTCCAGGTAATGCCACAAAATCAAGAAAAAACTCCTCATTAACACAAGTTCCTTCCAGCTCCATAAACGAAGGGAATGGAATCAAAAAGACGGCAAACGgctcacagcagcagccttgactCGCGTCCATGAGCGCTCAGCCCTAGCGACTGATGCCAAGACCCTGAGGGTTATAAGTGGGggaagctggccaagatcaaTTCCACCCTTGACATCATCGCGACCCGAGTCCAACTGACAGCTTGAACCCAAGAGGACTGAAACGACCCCGGACATCAGTCATCCAACATCGGCAGACACAATGTGTGGTCCAAGCGAAGGCCAATCCCGCAGCCatgagaggaggagtggcacagacgacgacggcgactTTCCCTGGGACTTGGGGGTGTGCGATGCCCATTGTCACCCAACCGACACCATGACCTCCATTGAGAGTATCAGCAGCATGCGCGCACGTGTCTTGACAGCCATGTCCACTCGCTCGCAAGATCAAGACCTCGTGGCATCGGTTGCCGCCGAGCATGGCATCAGAGACCGCTCCGCGCTAGTGTCAGACTGTCAAGAGGCGTCACGCAAGATCGTGCCGGCCTTTGGCTGGCACCCATGGTTCTCACACCAGCTGTTCGATGACACGGCGGGGAATGGCGGCAACAGTACCTATGACCCGTCGAGCTCATCGTTGGCCGAGCAAAAAGCCAAGCACTACGAGGCCGTGttgtcttcctccccagATGCCGAGTTCGTCGCTTCTCTCCCGGACCCAAAACCTTTGAGCGGCTTCTTAGCCAAAACAAGGCAGCGGTTGGAGGAGAACCCGCTGGCTCTGATCGGTGAGGTGGGTTTGGATAAAGCCTTCCGTTTGCCGTCTGCttggaaggaggatgagcaaCAGGAACGGGACGAGGGGCTTACTCCGGGCGGGAGAGAAGGCCGCCTCCTGAGCCCATACCACGTCAAGATGCCACACCAGACCCAGATTCTCACAGCTCAACTGCGACTTGCTGGCGAGTTGGGTCGTGCTGCTAGCGTTCATGGAGTCCAGGCTCACGGAGTTCTCTTCGACGCCATCTCGGCACTTTGGAAAGGTCATGAGAAAGAGGTCGTGTCTCGTCGGAAACAGAAAATGGTGGCCAAGGGCGCCGAGGACTTTTCATCGTCgagcgaagaagaggaggacgaagacgacattTGGGCAGAGATCAATGGTCAAGCGCCAGCCGCCAAGCCGAGGCAGAAAAAGTACAAACCGAAACCATTCCCTCCGCGGATATGTTTGCATTCTTTCAGCGGGTCGGCCCAAGTGATGAAACAATATCTTCATCCGGCGGTGCCCGCGACAATGTACTTTTCGTTTTCGACTGTCATCAATCTTGCCACGGCAGGCGGCAAGGACAAGTTTCCTGAGTTGGTCAAGACCTGCCCCGATGACAGGATTCTCATCGAAAGCGACTTGCACACGGCTGGTGAGGATATGGACTACTACCTCGAGGACATTTGCAGAAAGATCTGTGAGATCAAAAAATGGACGCTGCAGGAGGGCGTCGAGAAGCTGAGGAAGAACTATGAAGAGTTCATCTTTGGCCCGGCCTGAGCGGTCGTTGTTGTTACTACCTCCTGTAACAACTTCAGATGTTGATATTCAGAATCATGTCTTCTAGGATCATAGCGGCACAGCGACATATAACGTCACACTATAAAATTGCAGTTGATTCATAGCCCGTCAGTAGCTCGTATCCAGGATGATGGATTATTCCCCCCATGGTTCTGATTACGTGATCATACAGGTTGAAACCCCAACCTCGGTGCCGTGATGCCGAGCTCCTGCTCTCGGTCGACTGGCCCGACGACAAAATCCCATGAATTGTTGGAGGTCATACAACATGCGCACAGATGACCAAGAGTGTCGGGTGAGGGCAATGGCTTGAGGTATATAGCTCAACCAAGTTTTATATCTCGCAGTAGTTTGGTCAACACCTGGGCAACTGCCGTCGCTTGGTTTAGAGGACCGCCTCTTTGGGGTTGCCGTTGCATCGGTGGCGTTTGACATCATGACCATCAAAGACCAAGGTGATATACACAGATACGGTACCATCTCGTCGTCACCAAGAACAATAAGATCAAGAGACTCTACGGAGTACGGCATAGCGGAATAAATAAATAGGTAGCGGAATgctgaagaggaaaaagCTGCTTACTAACTCCCCTCCGATGAAAGGAAATGCCCTCGGTCCAGGGCCCCGCTGACAGCAACCAACTTCAAGTCACTAACGGCTTCCTTCATGCACTCCCGTCGCGGCCGGCCCCCTCGATTTTGGCAGGTTTGGCGGGGAAGTGGACATCGGAGCCGTCCTTATTTCCCCATCAATTCGCCCTCCAATTCTTCCCATCCCCGAATCCCCGCTGCCTTCTCGTTTCCTCATTATTTCCAGCGCTGCCCAGACGCTTGTGCCTCCCCATCAACGGCTGTTTTTGGCACTTTCTAAGCTGTTAGTGCCCGCGCGCATCCGCATGCCAGAGACCCGACCCTTGCTGCAGCAAGCAGCTTCTTATTCCCGGTAGCGGTCACTGAAACAGACAGGACAGGACCGACGGCCGCGCCTCTTTCCCACTCCCGTCCACGAGTCACCcacgtttttttttttcagagcagagcagagacACAGACGGGGTCCCCAGGCTATCCCGGGGAATCCTCACCCACAGTGCCACAGTTCCCACCGGTTTCCCCGCGTGTTCCGGATTTCCACATCCGCAGAGGCGTTTCTGGGGAAGGGAGCCACTGACGGTTTCTCGGCGCGGTCTGGGCGGAGCTCACCAGTCAAGCAACTCCTTGCCTGTCAATTGCCTTGGCATTGAGTTTTGTATCAATGGATCATGATGCTGCCTCGAGACTGAGGCGGCCACGGCAGCCACCACAGacacagcagcagtcacTTGTTTGGCAGGCTGGTGTCTCCGAGTCATCTCTAACGCCAAGCCCGGCAGAGTCCGGTACCATCTACGCCTCGTCCACCGGCgtccacaacagcaacggtaATAGCAACGGGGCCGGCACCAGTTATCGCCGTAGAAGGAGATCTACTCTGGTCGATGTCGAGGACTCCATAGCTGTTCGCGGTGATGGATACAGCAACGGAGCCGGGGACGTCAAGCATGCACGCAGTGCCTctgctgaggatggtgataGTGACGGCGCCTCTCCTACTACTGCTGAACaccagaggaagaagcagaaaCGAAACAAGCCCACGTTGTCCTGTTTCGAATGTGTAGGGAGAAAGACAAAGGTAGGGAAATTTAATTGGGCTGCATATCAAGAAGAGTCgatctcggcctcgccaTGGGGGGGGGGCCGCGGGCGGTCTTACACAGACAGGTCTTGGCACATATCACCAGATTCTCGGATATGAACCGAGCCCAttcttgctgttgttccCGGGCTAACAATTACTGCCAGTGTGACAGGGGGAGACCGCATTGCCTTGCATGTAAGTCTGCCTGTCGACTTGCCCACAGACTTGCCGTCTGATCTCGACCCCCAGGCTAACGCTCCGCATAGGTATCAAACGTCAGACCAAGTGTGAATATGCCCACGTTGCCAATGTACTCGAGTGAGTCGTCCCCTTTGCTTGTTTATACGTACCTTGCCTGTCGTGCTCATGCTCTGCATAGGGAAACGACCAGAAGTGCGGCCAACGAGCGCCGGATGACGAAGGGtcccaaaaagaagggagaCGCGCTTAAACCCACGATCCCAAACGCTGCTGATAGGGGCTTCAACGTGAATCGACTAAAGGCGCTGGGATCGGTTTCAACTTCGACAGGCCTGCTTTCGAACGTTCCCTACTCGGCTCCTGGCTCGTCCAATGTATTTGGCATTGGATCTGAGCACCCGTTTGCTAATTACTGGACTTGCGACGGGGGCTTGCCCGAGGTTATCTCTGTCTTGCCGGAGAAAGTGCAGTCGGATATTCTCCTGACGCGGTATTTTGAGTGTGTCGACCCGGTGTATCCGATGCTACATAGGCAGACGTTTTATGCCGACTATGAGGTATGGACTCGAGTGTGTCCTTTTTGCCTGGTTGTTTACTGACAGGAGTACTAAGCATTTCTGGTCGTTGAGCCGGCCTGAGAAGGACCAAGCCGACGGAGCGTTTGTGGCGCTCATTTTCGTCATGCTCGCCTTGGGCACTCAGTTTGTGACGTCGACTTCGCCCAGGGAAAGGAAGCAGACGGCCGAGTTCTACGCTTCGGCGAGTAATCAAGCCTTACGTGTGAGCTCGTATCTTAGCATAGCGAGCATTCGATCGATCCAGgccatggtgttgatcaCGTACTTTCTCATCAACGACAACCACGCTTCTGATGGGTGGGCGTTCGGGGGGGTTCTTATGAGGCAGGCGTATGCGATGGGATTGCATCGAGATCCAAATATTGGTATGTCTTCTGCTCCCTCCACCGTGTATAAACATTTGGTTTCTAACCCACCCATCCAGTCGTCCCTGACGCCTCCCCTTTTGAAAAACAACAACGCCGCAAGGTCTGGCAGGCCGTGCTTCTTCAAGACACCTTCCTGACGGTCTTGCTATCGCTCCCGCCAAGCGCGACCCACACCGACGTCAGCGTCGACGACCTCAAGCAGGACGACGCCTCCATCGCCACCGACGACCCGACCGACACGGACTACATCAAGTCCAGCTGGACGCTCGCCAACCTGGTCCAGGAAACCATCTGCTCGCCTCGGTCCCTGGACGTGCCCATCTGCACCACCGTCCGCCAAAAGTCTAAGCTGGTGCAAGACTTTAGGACCGTCTACCGCACCTTTCCAACTGTGTTTCGCTATTGGGACCCGCAGGTCTTGACGGAGATGGCGCAGAGCAACAAGCGGGTGGTGAGGCAGACGCTGTTCCTGTGCAGCAATTACTTTCACAACTTGATGCTGGTGCATGCATCGGAGAGCGCGGATGTGCCTGTTAACGTTAGGGGGACGTTGGAGGCGGCTCACGATGCGATTACGGCTTTCTTTATCTTGTTTCAGCTTTTTGAGGCTGAGGCGAGGGTGTGGTGGGTTTTCAACCACAGGGCGTTTTT
The window above is part of the Podospora bellae-mahoneyi strain CBS 112042 chromosome 3, whole genome shotgun sequence genome. Proteins encoded here:
- a CDS encoding hypothetical protein (EggNog:ENOG503P6FH; COG:O), whose product is MASFGMGPSRRNLDANAGREVVYCHSCAHEWYSDEHPPRLEPECPRCHSEIVEIVEPGENDPRIGAGGFGLGGGGSGSYFRRNAAGEDSDPEEDDIENHLPGGPARSPFGQGLFPPSPGAPDGDNNRPGDEVFNRFFELIMHDLGGGRHVRESQGANNNPGAGAAPSTPQPGRHVHSATFTFVSGPGVRPNQPPPILPLFGPYARSHPRHPYHHHHHSGPHRTVTFVTGGNVADGDPLNRMLAHVMGVPNVGGPQEQGQPGNSAAGPPPMGGVFALPQLLSTIMNPAAAVHGDAVFTQEALDGIITQLMENSPQTNAAPPASETAIASLERKKVDAELLGPEGKAECTICIDEFKMGDEVTVLPCSHWYHGECVVLWLKEHNTCPICRKPIENREENNAGDNSSSGQRSPSADQAASSSSHTQQPGQSSNEGARVFATFSPRVTAPRPEEEGASGSSTGYQIPTLFSSYTSRVRTPQENQERLERMAGGGGGQRRSSASPPGAWPEDDTAEPRSSRQRSPSRPRDENWDGNNSGSGTPGESNRRSYFSSFTSAGRDQQQQQQQQQREGSSSSNNNNNGGNGGSSGGGGSGGGIASWIRDHWTRDRGNGNGNGNGNGGRR
- the FIS1 gene encoding Mitochondrial fission 1 protein (COG:M; BUSCO:EOG09265A4E; EggNog:ENOG503P1Y3), whose translation is MTQLPYAIDAETPLSPSELGVLRAQYEKEGEMVGVQTKFNYAWGLVKSNVRSEQHLGVMLLSEIFRTSPERRRECLYYLALGNYKLGNYGEARRYNDLLIEKEPANLQASNLRTLIDDKVAKEGLMGVAIVSGVAVAAGIIGGVLLRNLGRKR
- the spc24 gene encoding putative kinetochore protein spc24 (EggNog:ENOG503P1JU; COG:S), whose protein sequence is MLLEEDPSLLIRHTITNFNTAPDRLAISRISESLSTLAQARELRIREAESSLKKLSRQLSTLSNQHRELTSTHSSAAHASEISRLDTQKFRIAKSASDLEMETERLQGQLDELNARLQELEMQGVDGGDGVEGVRGGDGGVEDEVLLRLKVYRSLGMELEKSDDGSGKKDGGGEFNRVVLRNDKRGDVHVVKIDGGFSRFFYANYFWQNL
- a CDS encoding hypothetical protein (EggNog:ENOG503P6EM), whose product is MALINPVHGLVVPFLFMFTLPLAIFAGVTSALAFSVLMFRAAIVYLDIALAFVPQYFLRGKSKSSFLSSADSQRRYSRGDGWRTPASPLSSARSSSSSHSPLSPFPKTTGHPNSGYISPRRKSSYGFRKHSRRSSSQVSISSPGTITPIHENQVLNDITTITPATFADASLPPATFADAVLTPSVGLDRDYEGIGGWRLDNNGSDSDWTSINSRLELAREGRAPFTRGHSRSHSAGPMPSPSGSYLTPRSGSRRGTIMNDINHDWLASTGGFGARTAGPTPNASTVRLNQTFPIPPPAFTTLEMESRISHDLLSPRSVRKTPAA
- the scn1 gene encoding Cut9-interacting protein scn1 (BUSCO:EOG09262X01; COG:L; EggNog:ENOG503NY4H) is translated as MCGPSEGQSRSHERRSGTDDDGDFPWDLGVCDAHCHPTDTMTSIESISSMRARVLTAMSTRSQDQDLVASVAAEHGIRDRSALVSDCQEASRKIVPAFGWHPWFSHQLFDDTAGNGGNSTYDPSSSSLAEQKAKHYEAVLSSSPDAEFVASLPDPKPLSGFLAKTRQRLEENPLALIGEVGLDKAFRLPSAWKEDEQQERDEGLTPGGREGRLLSPYHVKMPHQTQILTAQLRLAGELGRAASVHGVQAHGVLFDAISALWKGHEKEVVSRRKQKMVAKGAEDFSSSSEEEEDEDDIWAEINGQAPAAKPRQKKYKPKPFPPRICLHSFSGSAQVMKQYLHPAVPATMYFSFSTVINLATAGGKDKFPELVKTCPDDRILIESDLHTAGEDMDYYLEDICRKICEIKKWTLQEGVEKLRKNYEELKPQPRCRDAELLLSVDWPDDKIP
- a CDS encoding hypothetical protein (EggNog:ENOG503P0QK; COG:L), giving the protein MDHDAASRLRRPRQPPQTQQQSLVWQAGVSESSLTPSPAESGTIYASSTGVHNSNGNSNGAGTSYRRRRRSTLVDVEDSIAVRGDGYSNGAGDVKHARSASAEDGDSDGASPTTAEHQRKKQKRNKPTLSCFECVGRKTKCDRGRPHCLACIKRQTKCEYAHVANVLEETTRSAANERRMTKGPKKKGDALKPTIPNAADRGFNVNRLKALGSVSTSTGLLSNVPYSAPGSSNVFGIGSEHPFANYWTCDGGLPEVISVLPEKVQSDILLTRYFECVDPVYPMLHRQTFYADYEHFWSLSRPEKDQADGAFVALIFVMLALGTQFVTSTSPRERKQTAEFYASASNQALRVSSYLSIASIRSIQAMVLITYFLINDNHASDGWAFGGVLMRQAYAMGLHRDPNIVVPDASPFEKQQRRKVWQAVLLQDTFLTVLLSLPPSATHTDVSVDDLKQDDASIATDDPTDTDYIKSSWTLANLVQETICSPRSLDVPICTTVRQKSKLVQDFRTVYRTFPTVFRYWDPQVLTEMAQSNKRVVRQTLFLCSNYFHNLMLVHASESADVPVNVRGTLEAAHDAITAFFILFQLFEAEARVWWVFNHRAFLEALCIGNVLREVARGEEGGSMGEDPLFIRARSDIARMIEIMEIMSQGEQASETARTRVQVLSELLLPGGRGGEGDGMYTIGMGV